Genomic DNA from Candidatus Zixiibacteriota bacterium:
TTTTTGTTTGTCGTGGGTGTGATTGGAGTGGTGATTTCTCGCAATTTGATTGTGATGTTCATGTCGATTGAGATTATGCTTAACGCCGGTAATCTGGCATTGATGGCTTTCTCGAGGTATTTGCAAAATATGGATGGCCATGTGTTTGTCTTTCTGGTAATGGCGGTCGCGGCGGCTGAGGCGGCGGTCGGGCTGGCGATTATTATCGCCGTGTTCCGAAATCGGGAATCAGTGAATTCCGATTCGCTTAATTTGATGAAATGGTAAATATGTTTGATTATTTATACATAGTTCCTCTCCTGCCGTTACTTGCGGTGCTCATAAACGGACTGCTGTATAACAAAATGTCAAAAACAGCGGTTCAAAGTCTTGCTGTCGGTTCGGTAGGATTATCATTTATTGCCTCGGTTATTTTATTTTTTGAGCTTTTGGGTTTTGAACCGGCACAACGAACAGTTGAACAAATTTTATTTTCATGGATTCCGGTCGGTTCGTTGCAGCTTAATATCGCCTTTCTTTTGGACCCTCTGTCGGCGGTGATGATTCTGGTCGTAACCGGAGTCGGTTTTTTGATTCATGTCTATTCTATCGGCTACATGGCCCATGACGCCGGCGTTAAAAGATATTTTATATACTTGAACCTGTTCATGTTCTCGATGCTGACGCTGGTATTGGGAAACAATTTGATCCTGCTATTCGTCGGTTGGGAAGGCGTCGGGCTGTGCAGTTATTTGTTAATCGGTTTCTGGTTCCATAAGAAATCGGCTTCCGATGCCGGCAAAAAAGCATTTATTGTCAATCGTATTGGTGATATCGGGTTTATTCTGGGAAGTTTTATCATCTTCTGGATCGCCGGAACGCTCGATTTTGTTGAAATGCGAAACGTATCCGCTGAAGTTTTCACTATTGGCGGGGCGATGATTACGGCGGCTACTTTGCTATTGTTCTTTGGCGCTACCGGCAAATCGGCCCAGATTCCTTTGTATATCTGGTTGCCCGACGCGATGGAAGGTCCTACTCCGGTTTCGGCTTTGATTCATGCCGCGACAATGGTAACCGCCGGAGTGTATTTGCTCGTGCGTTTGAATTTTCTGTTTGTGATGGCTCCAACAACAATGCTGGTTGTCGCGATTGTCGGATGCTTGACGGCGTTTGTGGCGGCTACAATCGGTCTGGCGCAAAATGACATCAAGCGAGTTTTGGCTTATTCAACCGTTAGCCAGTTGGGATATATGATGATGGCCTGCGGTGTCGCGGCCTTTACCGCCGGAATTTTTCATCTTATGACTCACGCGTTTTTCAAGGCGGTGTTATTCCTCGGTTCCGGTTCGGTTATCCATGCCATGTCGAATGAGCAGGATATGCGCAAGATGGGCGGGCTCAAGAAACATCTGCCGGTTACGTATTTGACGTTTCTTATGGGGACTTTGGCGATTGCCGGAATTCCCGGTTTTTCCGGATTCTTTTCCAAAGATGAAATTTTGTGGAAATCATTTTCGTCAGGTAACGGCCATTGGATTTTCTGGGCGGTCGGCGTTATCACTGCCGTTTTGACGGCATTCTATATGTTCCGATTATTGTATCTTACGTTTTTCGGGCAGGGTCGGTATGATCAGCATACTGCCGACCATTTGCATGAATCTCCCAAAGTGATGACAATGCCGCTTGTGGTTCTGGCGGTTCTATCAGTGATTGGTGGTTGGGTTGGCATACCGCTCGCTCTCGGCGGCGGCGCGCATTTTGAAAAATTTCTTGAACCGGTAATTGGCGGTTACGGTTCGCATGCCCTGGGCGCCGACGTTCATCAAGATGCTTCTTTAGAATATGGTTTGATGGCCTTAACAATTGTCTTGATCTTAATCTCAATATACCTGGCGTGGTATTTTTATCGGAAGAATATCGCCAAAGCCGGTTCATTGCGCGAAACATTTTCCGGCCTACATAAGGCTTTGCTGAATAAATACTGGGTCGATGAATTTTACGGCTGGTCGATTGTCCGACCGGTTGTCAACGGTTCGGTGTTCTTGTGGAAGGTTTTTGATGTTCTGATTATCGACGGCATCGCAGACGGTTTGGCACAAATTACTCGTGACGCATCCGATAATTTCCGGAAAATGCAAACCGGTAATTTGCGTGGTTACATGGCGGCCTTTTTGATCGGGGCCGTTTTGTTAGTCGGGTTTTTGGTGGTGAGGTAGGAAATGGATAGCTGGATACTGACAATCGTTACTTTCCTGCCGATACTGGGAGTTTTGGCACTTCTTTTGATCCCCAAATCTCACCACGTATCGATACGTCACACGACGCTGTTTTTTACACTTTTAACTTTTGCCGCATCACTGTGCCTGCTGTTACGTTTCGACAACGCCGCCAGCGGAATGCAGTTTGTAGTAAACGTCCCCTGGGTGGAACAATTCGGAATTAGTTATCATTTGGGCATTGATGGCATTAGTCTGCTATTGATATTACTGACGACATTTTTAACGGCCATCGCGGTTTTATCCGCGTTTAAGGCCGTTAAGCATTCCCATCAGGGATTTTATGTTTTGATATTGCTTCTTGAGACTGGTATGTTAGGTGTGTTCGCCGCGCTGGATCTGTTTTTGTTTTATGTCTTCTGGGAAGTAATGCTGATTCCGATGTATTTCCTGATAGGCATCTGGGGCGGGCAACGTCGCGTTTACGCCGCAATCAAATTTGTTCTCTTTACGATGATCGGGTCGCTTCTTATGCTGGTCGCGATACTGGTCATCTATTTCCAATATCATAATATTTTTGGCGAATATACCTGTGATTTGATAAAAATAACCTCCCTGCCTTTGGCGGCGAATTTACAGTTCTGGCTCTTTGCCGCTTTTGGGCTGGCTTTTATAATAAAGGTTCCTATGTGGCCGTTCCATACCTGGCTTCCCGATGCTCACGTTGAAGCGCCCACCGCCGGTTCGGTCATTCTGGCCGGAGTTCTTTTGAAAATGGGTACCTACGGCTTTATTCGTTTTTGTCTGCCGCTGTTTCCGATTGCGACTTTTGAGTTTATGCCATTGATTTCTATTCTGGCTGTGATAGGCATTATTTATGGCGCGTTGGTGGCCATGGTTCAGAAAGATATCAAATCTTTGGTTGCGTATTCCTCAGTATCGCATATGGGATTTGTGATGCTGGGCATGATGGCGATGAACCTGCAGGGCATGCAGGGCTCTATAATTCAGATGATAAATCACGGCATATCGAC
This window encodes:
- the nuoK gene encoding NADH-quinone oxidoreductase subunit NuoK — encoded protein: MIPLDYYIILSAFLFVVGVIGVVISRNLIVMFMSIEIMLNAGNLALMAFSRYLQNMDGHVFVFLVMAVAAAEAAVGLAIIIAVFRNRESVNSDSLNLMKW
- the nuoL gene encoding NADH-quinone oxidoreductase subunit L, which translates into the protein MFDYLYIVPLLPLLAVLINGLLYNKMSKTAVQSLAVGSVGLSFIASVILFFELLGFEPAQRTVEQILFSWIPVGSLQLNIAFLLDPLSAVMILVVTGVGFLIHVYSIGYMAHDAGVKRYFIYLNLFMFSMLTLVLGNNLILLFVGWEGVGLCSYLLIGFWFHKKSASDAGKKAFIVNRIGDIGFILGSFIIFWIAGTLDFVEMRNVSAEVFTIGGAMITAATLLLFFGATGKSAQIPLYIWLPDAMEGPTPVSALIHAATMVTAGVYLLVRLNFLFVMAPTTMLVVAIVGCLTAFVAATIGLAQNDIKRVLAYSTVSQLGYMMMACGVAAFTAGIFHLMTHAFFKAVLFLGSGSVIHAMSNEQDMRKMGGLKKHLPVTYLTFLMGTLAIAGIPGFSGFFSKDEILWKSFSSGNGHWIFWAVGVITAVLTAFYMFRLLYLTFFGQGRYDQHTADHLHESPKVMTMPLVVLAVLSVIGGWVGIPLALGGGAHFEKFLEPVIGGYGSHALGADVHQDASLEYGLMALTIVLILISIYLAWYFYRKNIAKAGSLRETFSGLHKALLNKYWVDEFYGWSIVRPVVNGSVFLWKVFDVLIIDGIADGLAQITRDASDNFRKMQTGNLRGYMAAFLIGAVLLVGFLVVR
- a CDS encoding NADH-quinone oxidoreductase subunit M: MDSWILTIVTFLPILGVLALLLIPKSHHVSIRHTTLFFTLLTFAASLCLLLRFDNAASGMQFVVNVPWVEQFGISYHLGIDGISLLLILLTTFLTAIAVLSAFKAVKHSHQGFYVLILLLETGMLGVFAALDLFLFYVFWEVMLIPMYFLIGIWGGQRRVYAAIKFVLFTMIGSLLMLVAILVIYFQYHNIFGEYTCDLIKITSLPLAANLQFWLFAAFGLAFIIKVPMWPFHTWLPDAHVEAPTAGSVILAGVLLKMGTYGFIRFCLPLFPIATFEFMPLISILAVIGIIYGALVAMVQKDIKSLVAYSSVSHMGFVMLGMMAMNLQGMQGSIIQMINHGISTGALFILVGMIYERRHTRLISEYGGLAHRLPVYSTFFMIVLLSSIGVPGTNGFVGEFLILLGTWTYNKVYAVLAASGVIFAACYMLWMYQRVFFGKLTNPANEKLLDLDLREKIVLIPLVVMIFWIGIYPKPFFTLLEPAVKDVIARVEKGRSAYEAYSELTDDEIVVSETTIEASRESE